Proteins from one Pseudomonas bijieensis genomic window:
- the cobG gene encoding precorrin-3B synthase, producing MLRVVQALDGGICRIKLDGGSIQASQAEAVASVAERFAGGVIEATNRANLQIRGIGLEHGALIEPLLAAGLGPRKPAGDDVRNLMLSPSAGIDRQMLFDTRPLAEQTLVTLQTQERFHELSAKFAVQLDGGEALAMLEHHHDLWLSALVRDGEPWLAFGLAGVPLDKPAGRVPLAQGHALVVAVLELFLELARPDQIRMRHLLAEIPMNEFMARLARRVPLQPCLDWQRDVSIDGLHIGIHPQHDDRVYVGAAAPLGRLDTAMLRGAAQLAREKGDGSLRFTPWQSLLLPNVRRADADEVLAGLEGLGLLCSVEQPLAQLIACTGSSGCAKALADTKADARQLAERLQGQGHALKAHLSGCPRSCAAAHVAPATLLAVAPGRYDLYFRDATLPGFGALQAHNLTIEALGHWLDARPRSPLDA from the coding sequence TTGCTGCGTGTCGTCCAGGCGCTGGACGGCGGGATCTGCCGGATCAAGCTCGATGGCGGTTCCATTCAGGCCAGTCAGGCCGAAGCCGTGGCGTCGGTGGCCGAGCGGTTTGCCGGGGGCGTGATCGAGGCGACCAACCGGGCCAACCTGCAAATCCGTGGGATCGGCCTTGAGCACGGTGCGCTGATCGAGCCATTGCTGGCCGCCGGGCTTGGCCCTCGCAAACCGGCCGGCGATGACGTACGCAACCTGATGCTCAGCCCCTCGGCCGGGATCGACCGACAGATGCTGTTCGACACCCGCCCGTTGGCCGAGCAGACTCTCGTCACCCTGCAAACCCAGGAACGCTTCCATGAGTTGTCGGCCAAGTTCGCCGTGCAACTGGACGGTGGAGAAGCGTTGGCGATGCTCGAACATCACCACGACCTATGGCTGTCGGCCCTTGTTCGCGATGGCGAGCCTTGGCTGGCCTTCGGCTTGGCCGGCGTTCCGTTGGATAAACCGGCGGGCAGGGTGCCCCTGGCCCAGGGGCATGCGCTGGTGGTGGCGGTGCTGGAGTTGTTTCTCGAGCTGGCCCGCCCGGACCAGATCCGCATGCGCCACCTGCTGGCTGAAATCCCCATGAATGAGTTCATGGCCCGGTTGGCCCGTCGTGTGCCCCTGCAACCTTGTCTCGATTGGCAGCGGGACGTGTCCATCGACGGACTGCATATCGGTATCCATCCCCAGCACGATGACCGCGTCTACGTCGGTGCCGCTGCGCCCCTTGGTCGGCTCGACACCGCCATGCTGCGCGGTGCGGCGCAGTTGGCGCGGGAGAAGGGCGACGGCAGCCTGCGCTTCACCCCCTGGCAAAGCCTGTTGCTGCCCAATGTGCGCCGCGCGGATGCCGACGAAGTGCTGGCGGGGCTCGAGGGGTTGGGCCTGTTGTGCTCGGTCGAGCAGCCCCTGGCGCAACTCATCGCCTGCACCGGTTCCAGTGGCTGCGCCAAGGCCCTGGCCGACACCAAGGCCGACGCCCGCCAACTGGCCGAGCGGCTGCAAGGCCAGGGTCATGCCTTGAAGGCTCATCTATCGGGCTGCCCGCGCTCCTGCGCGGCGGCCCATGTCGCGCCGGCCACCTTGCTGGCCGTCGCTCCCGGTCGTTACGACCTGTATTTTCGCGATGCCACGCTGCCGGGTTTCGGCGCGTTGCAGGCACACAATCTGACTATTGAAGCGCTCGGCCACTGGCTCGACGCTCGCCCCCGGAGCCCCCTTGATGCTTGA
- the cbiE gene encoding precorrin-6y C5,15-methyltransferase (decarboxylating) subunit CbiE — MTVVGIGEDGFKGLGRTARHALLRASHIVGSDRQLALLPLCISGERELWPSPFSLEPLLARKGEPVCVLASGDPMFYGVGASLAKQVPSEQMLVIPAPSSCSLAAARMGWPLQDVVTLSLVARPLAALNGYLSTGLRLLLLSNDRHSPAAVATLLRERGFGPSTMTVLEHLGGAAERRIDGRAAQWSDDTVADLNLIAIECRAEPSTPRLSRLAGLPDTAFEHDGQLTKRDVRAITLARLAPTPGELLWDVGAGSGSIGIEWMRTHPSCRALAIEADEGRQALIERNRDSLGVPGLQLIRGKAPQALEGLERPDAVFIGGGVTRAGVLDACWAQLKPGGRLVANAVTLQSETTLMHWRERHGGELTRIHIAQAQPLGEFDTWRQALPITLLDLVKPLDA, encoded by the coding sequence CTGACCGTAGTGGGCATCGGTGAAGACGGCTTCAAGGGCCTGGGCCGAACGGCTCGCCATGCCTTGCTGCGGGCGTCGCACATTGTCGGTAGCGATCGGCAACTGGCGCTGCTGCCACTGTGTATCAGCGGCGAACGGGAGCTGTGGCCGAGCCCGTTTTCCCTGGAACCGCTGCTCGCTCGGAAGGGTGAGCCGGTGTGCGTGCTGGCCAGCGGCGATCCGATGTTCTACGGCGTGGGCGCCAGCCTGGCGAAACAGGTGCCGAGTGAGCAAATGCTGGTCATCCCCGCGCCCTCATCCTGCTCGCTGGCCGCGGCGCGCATGGGCTGGCCGTTGCAGGACGTGGTCACGCTGTCGTTGGTGGCGCGTCCCCTGGCGGCGCTCAATGGGTATTTATCCACAGGCCTCAGGCTGTTGCTGCTGAGCAATGACCGCCACAGCCCTGCCGCCGTGGCGACGTTACTGCGGGAGCGGGGATTCGGTCCAAGTACCATGACCGTGCTGGAACATTTGGGCGGGGCGGCAGAACGACGGATCGACGGTCGCGCCGCGCAATGGTCCGACGACACCGTCGCCGACCTGAACCTGATCGCCATCGAATGCCGGGCCGAACCGTCGACACCGCGCCTGTCACGCCTGGCCGGTTTGCCAGACACCGCGTTCGAACATGACGGCCAGTTGACCAAACGCGACGTGCGCGCCATCACCCTGGCCCGCCTCGCCCCGACGCCCGGCGAACTGCTCTGGGATGTCGGCGCCGGCAGCGGCTCCATCGGCATCGAATGGATGCGCACCCACCCCAGTTGCCGAGCCCTGGCCATCGAGGCCGACGAGGGCCGCCAAGCCTTGATCGAACGCAACCGCGACAGCCTCGGCGTGCCCGGCCTGCAACTGATTCGCGGGAAAGCCCCGCAGGCTTTGGAAGGACTGGAGCGCCCGGACGCGGTATTCATCGGCGGCGGCGTCACCCGCGCGGGCGTGCTCGACGCTTGCTGGGCCCAACTCAAGCCCGGCGGTCGGCTTGTCGCCAACGCCGTGACACTGCAAAGCGAAACAACCCTCATGCACTGGCGCGAACGTCACGGCGGCGAACTGACCCGCATCCACATCGCCCAGGCCCAGCCATTGGGCGAATTCGACACCTGGCGCCAGGCCTTGCCGATCACCTTGCTCGACCTGGTCAAACCCCTCGATGCGTGA
- a CDS encoding cobalt-precorrin-5B (C(1))-methyltransferase, which translates to MRDETAEQPAPLRSGLTTGSCATATSLAAARLLLRGTEADAVEIVLPKGKQVQMRLEFCRLTEQGAEAGTIKDAGDDPDVTHGALLFSQVRLIAEPGVRFLAGRGVGTVTRPGLVLEVGEPAINPVPRKMINDHLGRLAEESGYAGGFEVTVNVEGGEALALKTMNPRLGILGGLSILGTSGIVRPFSCAAYIASIHQGIDVAKTNGYLHIAACTGNASEDTMRRVYNLPEIALIEMGDFVGAVLKHVRKVPVEKLSLCGGFGKISKLAAGHMDLHSRHSSIDLPQLAEWAAAIGADEALQQSIRQANTSQQALAMASAAGIALGDAVCEHALAFARSVVPTQVQVEVFAIDRQGGIVGHAGALK; encoded by the coding sequence ATGCGTGACGAAACCGCCGAACAACCCGCCCCCCTGCGCAGCGGCCTGACCACCGGCAGTTGCGCCACGGCCACCAGCCTGGCGGCCGCTCGATTGCTGCTGCGCGGCACCGAAGCCGACGCCGTGGAAATCGTACTGCCCAAGGGCAAGCAAGTGCAGATGCGCCTGGAGTTCTGCCGATTGACCGAGCAAGGCGCCGAGGCCGGAACGATCAAGGACGCCGGCGATGACCCGGACGTGACCCACGGCGCCCTGCTGTTTTCCCAGGTGCGCTTGATCGCCGAGCCCGGCGTGCGTTTCCTCGCCGGTCGCGGCGTGGGAACAGTGACGCGACCGGGGTTGGTGCTGGAAGTCGGTGAGCCTGCGATCAACCCGGTGCCGCGCAAAATGATCAACGACCACCTCGGCCGTCTGGCCGAGGAAAGCGGTTACGCCGGCGGCTTCGAAGTCACGGTCAATGTCGAGGGCGGCGAAGCCCTGGCGCTGAAAACCATGAACCCACGCCTGGGGATTCTCGGCGGCCTGTCGATCCTCGGCACCAGCGGCATCGTCCGGCCGTTCTCCTGCGCGGCCTACATTGCCTCGATCCACCAGGGCATCGACGTGGCGAAAACCAACGGCTACCTGCACATCGCTGCCTGCACCGGCAATGCCAGCGAAGACACCATGCGCCGGGTCTACAACCTGCCGGAAATCGCCCTGATCGAAATGGGCGATTTCGTCGGCGCCGTGCTCAAGCATGTGCGCAAGGTGCCGGTGGAAAAACTCAGCCTCTGCGGCGGCTTCGGCAAAATCAGCAAACTCGCCGCCGGCCACATGGACCTGCACAGCCGTCACTCCAGCATCGACCTGCCACAACTGGCCGAATGGGCCGCCGCCATCGGTGCCGATGAGGCGTTGCAGCAAAGCATTCGCCAGGCCAACACCAGCCAGCAAGCCCTGGCAATGGCCAGCGCCGCCGGCATCGCCCTCGGCGACGCGGTGTGTGAGCATGCGCTGGCCTTCGCCCGCAGTGTGGTGCCGACCCAGGTCCAGGTCGAAGTCTTCGCCATCGATCGCCAGGGCGGGATCGTCGGCCACGCCGGAGCCTTGAAATGA
- a CDS encoding cobalt-precorrin-6A reductase, which translates to MKRILLLGGVTEALAIARTLGPQHIYSLAGIGRVPTDLTCQVHVGGYGGAEGLAQFIRAEGIDLLLDATHPYAAQISYNAAQAARACAIPCWALRRPAWQPQAGDDWREVADWADLIQALQPFHRPLFTLGREPLQHLHEIPPGQFWTLRALDVYPGNERCEVIGARGPFHIEDERELFARRQIDVLVSKNSGSTATEPKLEVARELGVPVLVLKRPVLPGVDREFGVVDKVLDALFVPDGF; encoded by the coding sequence ATGAAACGTATCCTGCTGCTCGGTGGCGTCACCGAAGCCCTGGCCATCGCCCGAACCCTCGGGCCCCAGCACATCTACAGTTTGGCGGGCATCGGTCGCGTTCCCACCGACCTGACCTGCCAGGTGCACGTCGGCGGCTACGGCGGCGCCGAAGGCTTGGCGCAGTTCATTCGCGCCGAAGGCATCGACCTGTTGCTGGACGCCACCCACCCCTACGCCGCCCAGATCAGCTACAACGCCGCCCAAGCAGCCCGAGCCTGCGCCATTCCCTGCTGGGCCCTGCGCCGTCCGGCCTGGCAGCCCCAGGCCGGGGACGACTGGCGCGAAGTGGCCGATTGGGCCGACCTGATCCAGGCCCTGCAACCGTTCCACCGGCCCCTGTTCACCCTCGGTCGTGAGCCATTGCAACACCTGCACGAAATTCCGCCCGGGCAATTCTGGACCCTGCGCGCCTTGGATGTTTACCCGGGGAATGAGCGCTGTGAAGTCATCGGGGCGCGGGGGCCGTTTCACATCGAGGATGAGCGTGAGCTGTTTGCGCGGCGGCAGATCGATGTGCTGGTCAGTAAGAACAGCGGGAGTACGGCCACCGAACCAAAGCTTGAGGTGGCGCGGGAGCTGGGGGTGCCGGTGTTGGTGTTGAAGCGGCCGGTGTTGCCGGGGGTAGATCGGGAGTTTGGAGTGGTCGATAAGGTGCTGGACGCTTTATTCGTACCTGACGGGTTCTGA